In Cervus elaphus chromosome 3, mCerEla1.1, whole genome shotgun sequence, the genomic stretch ATTGGCAAATTAATCAAAGGGatacacattaacaaactgaggaacaaaaatcatatgatcatctcaacagatgtagaaaaatatgacaagattcaacatccatttatgatagaaACTCAACAAAgtggtatagagggaacatacctcaaaacAATAAAGGCCATAattgacaagcccacagctaacatcatactcagtggtgaaaaggcGAAAGCATCTTCTCTAACAGGAACAAGACAGTGATGCCCACTCCTGCCACTTTCATTCAAGATATtcttggaagtcctagtcatagCAATCAGgtaggaaaaagaaatagaaagaatccAAATTGCAAAAAAagtaaactgtcactgtttacagatgacatgatactatacacagaagattctgggaattccctagcagtctaGTGGTGAGGATTTGGGGGCCCTGGGTttggattcctggtcagggaacaaagatcttgCAAGCTGCAGAGCACACCAGAGAAAATTCTCAAGACGCCCACAGAAACTACTATagctcaatgaatttggtaaagctgCCAGAGacaaaaatcaatatacagacacctgttgcatttctatacactaacaacaaaccattagaaagagaaattaagaaacaacCCCATTTAGAACTGcaccaaaaggaataaaatatttaagactaATGTGACTGTGGGTTAAAGACTTTGTACTGGGAAACTATAGGACATcaataaaagaaactgaagatgatacagATAAATGGAAAAGATACACCGTGTTCACGGACTGGAAGGATTTGTTTAAAAAGACTATACACTACTAAAGGAACTCTACAGGTCAATTCAAcccttattaaaatattaatggcattttccacagaactacaACTAATTATAAAACTTGTAtgagaaaatacacacacaccacacacacacaaaatggtatttttcattgagcacacacacacacagacagacacccTGAACAGccaaaatggtatttttcactGAGAACAGGCACGCCCTGAACAGCCAGAACAGtcttgaggaaaaagaagaaagctggGGGCCTCACACTCCCTGGTTCAAACCATACAATAATGCTATAGTTATCGTAACAGgacagtactggcacaaaaacagacacataggtcaatggaacagaatacagagcccagaaataaacccacacttacggtcaattaatctatgacaaagtggcaaggatatacaatgagAAAAACACAACCACTTCAATAAGGGgtgttgggggcttccctggtagtctagtgcttaggaatctgccttgcaacgcacGGGAcgccagttcagtccctggtccaggaagatgccacatgctgcgaGGCAACTAAGCTCATAAGCCACCTACCGAGCCTTCGAGCCCTGGAGCCAGtgctcagcaagagaagccaccgcactgGTAACTACAGAGCACTCTCCTctcaccagaactagagaaagcccgcgtgcgGCAGCCAAGAACctgcacagacaaaaataagacATTCTGAAAAAGCGCTGTTAAGAAATCTGGACGACTACACGCAAAAGAAACTGGCCTACTCTCtcacaccattcacaaaaataaattcaaaatagattaaagagtTCAATAAAAACAATCgtattgaaaaatgggcagaggatctgaacagacatttctctacagacaacatacagatggccaacaagcccatgaaaagatgctcaacatcactaatcagggaaatgaaaatcaaaatcacaatgagatctcacctcacacctatcagaatggctattatcaagaCAGCACGTAAGTGTTGGTGAGgttgtggaaaaaagggaatcctTCCTTGGACTCTCGGTGGGCCGATAAAGTGgcgcagccactacagaaaacagcatggagcttcctcaaaaaactaaaaatagagctaccagatCATCCATCAACTCCACTCCAGGTATATACCTTGAAACACCAAACGCACTAAGTCAAAAATTCACATGCACTTCAATGTTTCCAGCGCTATTTACAACAGCAAAGATATGAAAGCTACCCAAGTATCCATCAATGCACGAGTAAAGATGTAGAGATGGAGTACACACACACTGTACAagattagccataaaaaagaacaaaatcttgccatttgtaacaatgtGGAGAGACCTAGAGGGCATTACgcgaagtgaaataagtcagagaagacaAACACTGCACGCTtccattatatgtggaatctaaaaaatgaacacAACAAATCAGAAAGGGTTGGTTGCCACAGAGAGatcagaggaggaaagaaatgtgAGGGAGATTAACAGGTACAAATATTTAGTTGCAAAGTAAATGACTCATGGTGTGAAATCTACAGTGTATGAACAACAGGCATAACTATGTAACATCTTTGTATAGTAATATATCATGAGACATTGTGTTCATTTGAAAATGTATAGAATACCACAGCACTTTGTTGTATAACAGGAACTAACACAGTATTATAGgtctttatatttcaaaaaaaaccaaataaacagaaaaagatttgtggttatcaggtggggagttgggggaggggaaatggATGAAGGCAgtaaaaaggtacaaacttccagttgtaagtACTAAAGATATAATGTACATGATAAatgtaattaacactgctgtatgttctACATTAAAGAGAATAAACCCTGAGTTCTCATCCCAAGAACAAAACTTCTGTCATCgtaatttatctatttaaaataatggCTGTTCACTGTACTGTAATAATCATTTAATGTTATtaataagtcaaatcattatgctgtaatATCTTACAGCAGAGTAACGTatgtccattcagttcagttgctcagtcgtgtcagactttttgcaaccccagaatcgcagcacgccaggcctccctgtccatcaccaactcctggagcttacacaaacccatatccatcgagtaggtgatgtcatccagccatctcatcctctggcgtccccttctcctcctgctcccaatccttcccagcatcagggtctcttccaatgagtcaactcttcgcatgaggtggccaaagtactggagttttagcttcaacatcagtccttccaaggtcCATTAtatccattatatggatatatatatatccagtatggatacatatatatccactatatctcaataaaactggaataaaaaacTCATTATGGGAAAACTGCTTATAAGAGCCAATAaccacattttttaaacaattcttaAGCACTTAGTAGATCTTTTATTTGtaaatcaataaatacatatgttACATCAAAATATTTAGGCAATCTAGACTGCATTAGTAATGCATGTGTATGTtgaatgaaattatttgcaaCAGTTCGAATGTTTTGTAAATACCACTTTTTGACTAATACATCCTGAATGTACAGCTGTCCTTtagtatccacaggggattggtTCTAAGATTCCCCCCGATCCCTGGGATACCAAAATCTGAAGcagctcaagtcccttatataaaatactatggttaaaaaaaaaaaaaaaaaccacaaaaaaaaaaaaaaaaactactatggTTTTGCACATAACTTTTGCAAAAGTTCTTCTCCCATATACTTTTAGATCTCTAGATTATTTATAACACCTAATATAACACAAATGCTATGTAGTTGAAAGTGTACAACaaattcaagttttctttttgaaactttctggaatcTTTTTCCTATTTCCCAACCAAGTTAAAATTCATGGATGTGGAACTCACAGCTACGGAGAAGACTATACAGTGTTCATAATCTTTTTCTCCTCAGAGATCAATCCTACTTAGTCCTAGCTTATGTATTATAAACCCCAAATTAAGCTTTACTCTATTTGAGGAACACTCTGGCTAAAGTACTGATCCATTCAGCCATTTCCTACCTATCTACACATGGGTAAGTcgtatgtgtgtgtgaaggggagttatttttaaagtttaataccACGCTCTGTAACTGCTGTACAAACTATCCCTCAGTTCTACCCTAAACTCACAGTTCAGTTGATTTTGTTATCCTCACTCGATTATGTACAACTATCATATATAGGAGAAAACCACTGGGACCTTGTAAATCAAAGTTACTTTCACTAGTCTGTTGAAGATTTAATATAGATCAAGATGTTACTCTATACAGTTTGAGAgttattttagaattttgttcTGATTCTGTCAttcttaaaataatgtataatttttGGACAATTTAGAGAGGTTATGACATTTTCAGCTGGTATAAAAACAAAGTCTTCTGTTTATTCTATCCTTGACCATATCAAAGAGACTGGAGAGTGAGTAATGTAAGTGCTACTTATGCAGCACCAATATTTCTTTTATCTAGAAAGAGTGCactaagtcccctacatacaaacaagTTCTAAGAGCACATTTGTTAAGTCCAATATGTTCCTTAGTTCAACtgagttagcctaggtacccaactaacacaactgGCTACATAGCACTAtattgtaataggtttataatacttttcacacaaataatacaccaaaaacaaaaaaaaaaataaaatccttttcaTCTTACAGAGCAGTACCTTAAAAAACCACAACAGTAGACTATACTGTTACACTTCAGACGGTACCCAGGACTGGCAGCAAGTGACCAGGCAAggagagttactgactggagggaGAGGGGGCGGGAGCCGGTCGAGCCGAAGGACGGCCAGCACCAGGAGAGAAGCCAGCTGCCCTCGCATCCACGCCTGACGCTGGCGGCACAGGTTCGGGTTCCCTACTGGACTCAACTCTGTCTGCCCTCTTGGAAGAACCACCCAGGGATGTCTCGATGGCAGCTGCTTTTCCTCCTCATAAAATGACACGGTGACGCTGGAGTGCGTTCTGAACGGCAGCGGCAACCTTCTCGCCTCATGTGCTGGTCTGCATTTAGCTCCTGGGTCTCAAGAACGGACGGTGCCTCCACAAAGAAAAGCCCCGTGCCACTTCCTGTGTCGGGAACCTCTCTGGTTCTTCAGCTACTTTTTCCCTCTTGTCAGTCCACTCTCTCgactgttttcactttcatgtccaCGGTTACCACTCAGTACTTTCTTTAACTTGGCCATATGAAACTTagagtattttattcatttccgTGGTTTAACAGGACTGGTCAAAACAGTGCTCATTATGGGtaagtataaaatgaaaaaataacccCAAGTCTTCCTtgactcccaccctccccccaaaaaactaGCTACTCCTGCTGTATATGGCAAATAACCTTTGTAGACACTATGAGGCACATATTCACTTTGTAGTGGTGgatggtttagctgctaagtcgtgtgtgactcttgcaaccccatggactgtggagcctgccaggctcctctgtccatggggttttccaggcacgattactggactgggttgccacctccttctcctcactTGGGGCTTCTCAGCAGTAACAGCTACATCACCCCAGCTCTAacacttgcttctggacatcccgagctttaaataaaaaaacactgTACTACTGTGCTCCGCACAGCCGTGTACAGTACACCAGCCGCAGAGGGTGCACGCTTACGGAGACACACAAAAGACTCGTGAGCTCAGGGGCTGAGTGTCCAAGTGCGGGTCTGCACCTTtcaaagttcacaacttgaaaaaaaaaaaagaagcaaattcaCAACTTAAAGGTTCCAAATCATCGTATGTAAGAGACTTACAGTATTTTAAGCGTCTCTGAAAGACTACAGAAACGAAGGATTGGAAGCTTTAAGAGtatctaaaatttaaatattaaatctttcacaggaactttttttttttttacatgaaaggTACTAAATCCAATCTAAGTTACACTGAAAGCCAAATATAAAATAGCAACAGAATAGTCATTTTCCTAAAAGGAATAATCACTATTGGGAAGAAATCTACATGTAAAGTATTTTCTTGCTTTGAtacagctaaaaaaataaatttcacgtCTAAATTTTTAGGCTTATAATATATAATTCTGTTTTTACAGGTAGTCAACTAAGGGAAATAAGTTAGCACAATCATTTGAATGGGTTGCCTACATACTGGACAGGGCTTATTCCtcttttttaacttctttgcaCATGTAAAGCATGCCATAAGATGTCCTGTTTTGCCATGGACAATGCAACCATTTTTAGGTCGACCCTGGCAAATTACACAAGGTTCAATGGCATTAAGGGGAAAACTAGACTCCACGCTTTCTTCTTTGTCTTGTGCTTCTTCTCTCTCAAACTCTTTGACATcttcttggctactgtaaatgaTGCTATTAGAAGTCGATGGTTGAGAATAGTCCTCACTTTCTTGAGAAAGAGAGGCTTGTGTGATTCTATCATCATTTTCTTCAACACATGATTCTCTAGAATCACTGACCATAGATTTCTTACAGTCAGGGACATCAAAGCCCTCTTCTTCTTGCATCGAGTCTCCTGGTTTGGCTTTCTCAGAcattttccctttatcttttcctttatctTCAGGAAGCCAATTTTCACGAAGGGCCCAACATCTGTTGCAATGAGGTGGAAGGGGAGGATTCATTTCATTGCACGAAGTACACTTCCAATAGTCCTTCAAGGAAACAAGAGAGTTAGCTTCTATAACCCTTCAATAACCAATCCAGCAATGCTAGCAACTTGTTCAATATGTCTAAGGCAAAATGTTTATCAGACAACTCAAATTTCAGCAtttcatgttttatataaaaCAATAAGTCTTTCCTCAAACATGATCTTGTAAATACCTATTTTTTCCAGCCAAACTATGctgaaaaattctaaaatgaaaaacGTATTCACCATGACCTTAACATGTACCTATAAAGTTACAGATACGGTTGGTTCAtttagtgtgtgtgctcagtcgtgtccgactctgcaacctcatggactattgcccatcaggctcctctgtccatgggattttcaaggcaagaatactggagtggattgccattttctcttccaggggatcttcctgacccaggggtcaatctcacatctcctgcactggcaggacccacctgggaatccctaagAAACGGACATAcagtgtgtgtgcgctcagttgtgtacaactcacTGTGACGCcacggactgtatgtagcccaccagactcctctgtccatggagttttccaggcaagaacactggagcaagttgccatttcctactccaggggagcttaccaacccagggatcgaacccacatctcttgcatctcctgcactggcaggcagattctttaccactgcaccacctcaTTTAGTTTAAGCCAAGCGCTATGCTATGAGATCTTCTCTGTAGAGGCCTATACCCACTCTATTCCCTTAAAAGCTCAAATCTGATACTTTTCCCAGAGTTCACCATATCAATTTAGACAAAACTATTATCCAGTTTGCCATTGATTAAATCCCTTTTAGAAGTTCTATAAAACCAGGGCTCAAATGGGTGTTCCCTAACTTCACCCACAAAGGAAATGCTAAACGTTCTCAGCAATCACCACTAGCTGAACTCTGCCATCCTTGTCACTAGCCAAAACGCATGCCCTTACTTGTCTATCCTCTTCTGGGTTCTCATCTCTGTAACTGCTCACTGCTTCATCTTTATTTCAACTTTATTTCCCAAATCTTTCCACCCATGATGCAATATGGGTAACAAACTCCACATCACAAGCCTCTTCACTGAACTATCCTCATCTCCCTGCCTTAACAGAAGCACTGTTCTTGCTTGAAACACTGTACATGTAAAACTTGCCATAGAGGTCCTGTTTATCTTGCCATGAATAATATACCATTTTTAAGTTGCCTGACAAATGACATAAGATATTAGCAATAAAGGTCGAGACCAATCATCCTTCCACACTGGTTCTTTCAAGTTGTAAAAGCAGCGCTCTACTAAATGATCAAACCAAAGACAAAGGTCTTATAATACGGGAGGAAGGaatcagcaacccactccaatattcttacctaggaaatcccatggacagagaagcctggcaggctacagtccacgcagtcacaaagagccggacatgactgagtacacacacttCAGGAGTTCGATAAATTAAGACCTAtgtctaaaatatttaattcaaccTGACATCAAATGAATCAATTAATTACatgaattattttctaatatagtatagtattttcctaaaattttacaATTTCTCTTTTAACTGGATAATTAGTAATTGTTTCTatctcagaaaagagaaaaatgagatttCCTACCTAAATAAAAGgcaatattgaaaacaaaaattaaacaataatatttaattaaaaaaatacatattcaatACCTCAAGAACTCTGAGGCATAATGTAAATGTTTAAGTCCAAATTTCTTTAATAGAAAATCCTGTCTTTTCTAATacaaattaatatgaaaatatttatatttggtaaGACTGGCAAAATGTCGGTAAATGTTAGAACTGAATGATAAGTAAAAAGGAGATACACTGCACTATTCTCTATGCTACATATACTCAAAATCTTCCATAATACAGTTCTTTAAAAGTTCAAATtccagcacacacaaaaaaactaaaaagagtagCAACAGATTCCAAtccaataaaagaacaaaaatacttCAAAAGTCATTAAGACTTCAcaattttgtttataaaagttATGCCAAGAAGTAGGAGactagatatatttttttaaatcttgatctCAAAGCTATTTTTTGattccttgaaaaaaataaatgtatacttaCAGCTAAGGAAATTTCAGGATCTTCCTCAAATGAATCTGTATCACTCTCGCCTGCCTGATACACAGTAACTCGATatacctaaaacaaacaaaacaacattaGCATCGATTCACCACCTTTCTTCTTCAACCAGTAAGACCTGTCAGTGGTAAGTCCTAAACAAACAATATGGACTACAGTCGTCCCTCTGTATCTATGGGAAGACTGGTTCCAGGACCCTCTGAGGATACCCAAATCTGCAGACACCTAAGTCCCTTGTGTAGGACTGCACAGTATTTGCATACTACCTATGCACATTCTCCTCTATAATATAATCATTTCTAGATTGTTTATAATACTTAATACAATGTAAGTATTATGTAAAAAGTTGTAAATGCAACGTGAATGCTATGTAAACAGTTGATGGGtcacagcaaattcaagttttgcattttgaaactttctggaaatctttttttttaacttgaatatTTCCAAGCTACacttggttgaatctgcagatgtggaACCTGTGGTCCAACTGTGCTATATATGAGAAATCTGAGACAAAGGTCACATGGAATGAGTGAATACAAAGGGAGAGAAATAGAGGACAATAAAATCCTCACCCACTACCACAGAAAGTCAACACAGAGgatgtttaaaatgaataaagtaaaaacTTCAATACAAgcagttttgttttataaatatgcaaGTATTAAGTAACAGTGAAATAGCTagaaatgttcaagctggtcatTTCTAGGAAACAGATCTGGTGGTAGTATGTGACTTTAATTGcatgcattatttttataaaaagtaaattaacagtgaaaaaaggagaaatggattaattttaaaaggagCAGACTATTATAATGTTCATTAAGGCCTACTGATTTCTTgacactgtatttttaaaaatataaataagacaaCAAGGAATTACAAAGCCTCAAGTCCACAAACCAATATTCTAGTTTGAATAAATTAAGAGTCAAAAATTGTGATGTGAAATCTGATAACATTATTTTAATCTCAGCTAATGAATATGGAACATATATAAGAATTATAGAATAtaatcagagaaaagaaacaaactaccTCATCATCTTCATCTGAGAGTTCTTGTCCTTCTTCACTAAGGCTATAATCTTCTGAATCAAGAGACTCAACTTCAAATTCTACACTGAATTGATCTGAAACTGAATCCTGATCCAACCAATCACCTGAATGTTCACTTACACCAGCATCCAGATCCTAGAATCAGGGGCAAGAAAAAGATGACTTAACGGACATTACCTGTAACAGCTTCTTAACTCATCCTCTGTGCACCGAATTTCCCCTCAGTCCCATTCTACACTAGGTTAAGCTTCTGAGTTACGActacataaatattttctccgTTCAAAACTCCATTTAAGAAAAAGGCCAAATTCCCTTGGCATTCAAGGTACATACAGTAACATCTatattaacattttcatattttctccaaCTAAACACACTGCTTCCCCTTcactaaatatgaaaaattagCCAGATCCGGATTGTTTTCTAGACCAAACTTCAACTTCCACACAATTCCTCCCTAACTGGAATGACTTGAGTTTTCAAACCCTGCTCATTCTTTTTTGCCAAAGGCTTTGTCAATACTGTAACTAAAAAAACACTCCCACCTTTAATAACTCATATATTATTTTCACAAATTATACAAAACATAATTTTGCATGCATGTTTATCTGAATTACACATACGTTAAGAGTTAAGACAATTTCTAATCATCTTTATATCTTGATGCTAGTAGTTATAACACATACAATAATTATGATTTATATTTAATGAACTTTGAGAATTTCTTTGGAAGagctttcatatataatttttaaaatttattttaaaaattttgtatctgCTCATGtgattcctattttaaaattctgattaacAGTATAAGAAACTAAGACCTTCAGTCCTGTAATATTTGCCATCACTGGCTAAGGGTAAGAACATACATAAAGCAGAAGCTAGAAACAGAAAAAGTACTTTGGTCTAGTAGTCAGGATACATACATTCTTATTTTAGATTTGTCATTAAGTGCCTTTAAGCTTAGACATATTCAATTTGTAAACGCCACAACGATTTCATCCACGAAACATGAGTTTGGATTAAATGATCACTAATCATTTATAAAAACAAGGTATATTACTTTATAACCACTAAGGTCAaaagactaaaatattttaaatcatgttAGGAAAATAGTAAAAGTAACATTCAAATTGCAGTTCtaattcctaaaaaaaaagtgagggggTCCTCTATTAACAATCACACTAAAATCTTAAGTCAAATCAGAATACAGTAACTATCCATCCTTTCACAGAAAAAGTTGGCCCATGCCTACCCAAGGGGTTCTATGAAGAAAGCAAAATTTAAGgcagttttcaaaagtttcacttGATGTTCATAAAACAAAAACCTAGAAACTTTTAAACACTGGGTATTTAAACAGCATCAGACAGCCTTGatctggaaaaatattaaaatctgtttttttgaATTTCGATTGTGACAATTATTAGTTATGTGATCTAAAGTTATTTGAAACCCCAAGTcttagttttcccatctataaatgGAGTTTGAGGTTGCTCAGGTGACAAAATATGGTATTTGCCTAGTATAGAGCCTAGAATACAGCCCTTAGTTCCAATATATtgaactcaaaagaaaaaaaagatgggaaGCAAAGGCACTTTCCTTTAGCTCCCTTCACAAACTGATGAATGACAACACCAGACAACCACCTCATGTGAGATGAGCCAAaatgaagagggaaagaaaaaaaatcaacccaacCAAAAGCTTTCACAACTCGGGACTTCACCTGAAAAACAACAcaactttattttaataaagagaatTTTTAGAAGAGAGCATAGAATAGGACTAACAAAAAAAGTACCCTCTACACTGCTTTGGTTACAAGGCAATATTCCGGGTAGAATGAACAAAACCTTTTAATATCACTTAGCTAGAATTCTGAAACAACTTTAACAAAGACTGTAAGTTTAAATGGGGCATAGTTATTGTATTAAAACCATCTGTAAGGAATAAAATCATCCAAACATGAAGTTCGTGACACATCAAGTTTAAtttaagtgagtgaagtcactcagtcgtgtcagactctttgtgaacccatggactgtagcctaccaggctcctcggtctatgggattttccaggcatgaatacgcgagtgggttgccaattccttctccaggggatcttcccaactcagggattgaacccggtctcctgcattgtaagcagatgctttaccgtctgagctaccagggtggATTCAATTTTTAAATCACACATATTTGCTCTCAAGAATCTATTTCTTCTCTCACAGCATTTATTGactgtttaaattatttgtttgatTGCAGATGACCTATCTCCCAACAAGGGCAAGGATCATATCTACCTTGACTACTACTGTATCATTACTGCCAAAAGAAACCCGTCACAGAAAAGGCACAAATATCTACCGAATGAAGAACTTGCTCTTGGAGGAGAGTTCATCATGCCATCTAGTGGCCTATACAAGTAACAGCTCTACTGAACATTAAATCTAGAGGGTGCATCTCTATCAATAAAATCCCtgctttagaagaaaaaaattcaaagataatAAAGTAACAAGAATACATAAAAAGAACATGATTACTATAATAATTGGTTCAGTTCTTACAttctataaaactataaaacgaTCACTAATATACAGAATGGCCATGAGACATTGCCATATCACAAATAAAGATtccaattttaatttcattttaaagacaaatgtataatgacaagAAAATATTCCATTTGTTAAGTGTTCCTGTTGGCAAAAACTTCTTTACAAACCCTCCTTCAGTGGTATCTTAAAAACACTAATGCTGGCTAATACTTTGGAATTATTCTATCAGTAATCAAAAAGTACTGATATTTTCCCATCATCCATGcaataatatacaaatatttcatGGCCTTAGTAAATACTTTCCCTGATGTCTAGACCTACATATGGCAAATGTGAAGATCAAATTACAGCTGAGAGCTGTAATAAGGTGTTTTTACTATAAATACTCAAGACAAAATTGTTTAGAATTCTAAGATTATCTTTGGTGCAGCGGCCCACAGATTCTCCAATATGTAGGGTGACATTAGTAACTATTAACATTGGTACCAATtttagcaacacactccagtgcaACTCCATTATCTTCCACCTTTTTCGCCAAACCTGGGTTAGGAGTAGGGAAGATCTATAGtttcatttgaaagaaaacaaatttaccaaGTGTAGAGCAGCAATCATACATCATACATGTACATTCTGCCTGAATGCCTATTAGGAATGCCAGAGCTAGACTTTAGAGGATTACCGGATTTGATGGAGTTCCTGTCGATTCACTGCTACTGCTTCTTTCACAACATATCTCCCTTATTACACACAGAGCAAGGCTTTCATCAAAGGAAAGGGAAATATTATCAGATTTGTGGCGCTTTCTCTGTCGGTCACCAGGTAATTCATCtgaattttcttctaaatatgtaaagaaaaacaattaaattgctatactgtaatttatttaaacattgaGCTGTCTTAAGTTACCTATCTGTACTAAAACTGCTTCAatgaaattaaacagaaaaataatgaatgcTTCAAAAGTCAACACTCCTACTGGATCTGTCCAACTGATGGCAGaacactacattttaaaaaaacttttaaagcttGTTTCAGAACTTTATCCAGTCACAATTAATTTAATCCATCTAGAGTTTTTACTAACCAGTCTTAGAATTTTTCTGTCAAACtttaaaagattttgaaattatttaatttacCTAGAAGGTATTCTTAATGTTTCAGTTTCCTTAGTACCCAATATTTTTAACAGGAATCACAATTAGCAAAATTGgtccatttattatttatttggccatgtggcttatttatttat encodes the following:
- the LOC122683792 gene encoding E3 ubiquitin-protein ligase Mdm2 isoform X4, which encodes MCNTNMSVSTDGAVSTSQIPASEQETLVRPKPLLLKLLKSVGAQKDTYTMKEVIFYLGQYIMAKRLYDEKQQHIVYCSNDLLGDLFGVPSFSVKEHRKIYTMIYRNLVVVSQQDSGTSMSENRCHLEGGSNQKDLVQELQEEKPSSSDMVSRPSTSSRRRAVSETEENSDELPGDRQRKRHKSDNISLSFDESLALCVIREICCERSSSSESTGTPSNPDLDAGVSEHSGDWLDQDSVSDQFSVEFEVESLDSEDYSLSEEGQELSDEDDEVVYRVTVYQAGESDTDSFEEDPEISLADYWKCTSCNEMNPPLPPHCNRCWALRENWLPEDKGKDKGKMSEKAKPGDSMQEEEGFDVPDCKKSMVSDSRESCVEENDDRITQASLSQESEDYSQPSTSNSIIYSSQEDVKEFEREEAQDKEESVESSFPLNAIEPCVICQGRPKNGCIVHGKTGHLMACFTCAKKLKKRNKPCPVCRQPIQMIVLTYFP
- the LOC122683792 gene encoding E3 ubiquitin-protein ligase Mdm2 isoform X3, which gives rise to MASLADRVRGNGRIAAGLLLNLLVSICIVFLNKWIYVHYGFPNMSLTLVHFVVTWLGLYVCQKLDIFAPKSLPPSKLLLLALSFCGFVVFTNLSLQNNTIGTYQLAKAMTTPVIIVIQTLCYKKTFSTKIRLTLWVGAKQHELQVNSMQLLYYQAPMSSAMLVVAVPFFEPVFAEGGIFGPWSVSALVRPKPLLLKLLKSVGAQKDTYTMKEVIFYLGQYIMAKRLYDEKQQHIVYCSNDLLGDLFGVPSFSVKEHRKIYTMIYRNLVVVSQQDSGTSMSENRCHLEGGSNQKDLVQELQEEKPSSSDMVSRPSTSSRRRAVSETEENSDELPGDRQRKRHKSDNISLSFDESLALCVIREICCERSSSSESTGTPSNPDLDAGVSEHSGDWLDQDSVSDQFSVEFEVESLDSEDYSLSEEGQELSDEDDEVVYRVTVYQAGESDTDSFEEDPEISLADYWKCTSCNEMNPPLPPHCNRCWALRENWLPEDKGKDKGKMSEKAKPGDSMQEEEGFDVPDCKKSMVSDSRESCVEENDDRITQASLSQESEDYSQPSTSNSIIYSSQEDVKEFEREEAQDKEESVESSFPLNAIEPCVICQGRPKNGCIVHGKTGHLMACFTCAKKLKKRNKPCPVCRQPIQMIVLTYFP
- the LOC122683792 gene encoding E3 ubiquitin-protein ligase Mdm2 isoform X8; translation: MCNTNMSVSTDGAVSTSQIPASEQETLVRPKPLLLKLLKSVGAQKDTYTMKEVIFYLGQYIMAKRLYDEKQQHIVYCSNDLLGDLFGVPSFSVKEHRKIYTMIYRNLVVVSQQDSGTSMSENRCHLEGGSNQKDLVQELQEEKPSSSDMVSRPSTSSRRRAVSETEENSDELPGDRQRKRHKSDNISLSFDESLALCVIREICCERSSSSESTGTPSNPDLDAGVSEHSGDWLDQDSVSDQFSVEFEVESLDSEDYSLSEEGQELSDEDDEVYRVTVYQAGESDTDSFEEDPEISLADYWKCTSCNEMNPPLPPHCNRCWALRENWLPEDKGKDKGKMSEKAKPGDSMQEEEGFDVPDCKKSMVSDSRESCVEENDDRITQASLSQESEDYSQPSTSNSIIYSSQEDVKEFEREEAQDKEESVESSFPLNAIEPCVICQGRPKNGCIVHGKTGHLMACFTCAKKLKKRNKPCPVCRQPIQMIVLTYFP